The genomic region gcccccgcggcccggtctgagaccaggcctcacctGCGATGATTTTACGAAAATCTTAATCAAAGTCCACTGAAGACTCAGTATTGATGTAAGATTTAGTTTGTTCTTCGAGAAAGGAGAGGAAATCCGGTTTGAGTCCTTTAATTCCTGCATGATCCAGACCAGGATGGATCTTGTCCCTCTCATTGTGCACTTCCTTCACTGGCACGTCATCCCTGTAGATGGAATCCTCTGTAATATGGTTTATGTTGAAGGGCAAAATAGAGGAAGGATTAGGACCATGGGTTACGGGGTGTGCATCAAAATCTGGAGAGAAAGACTCGAAGGGTTGCAGatgtggttgagggtgtggggagggatgtggtgaagagtgtggggaAGAATGTGGTTTAAGATGTGATGGAAAAGAGTTAAAATCATTGTCGAATGTGTGAGGGTCTTTGAAGAATTCCTCATCTTCGAGTGAAGGTTCAAAACTAAAAGATTCTTCATCGGGAAATGAAAAATCTGATGGTTCGAAGAAGTTTGGTGGGTCAAAATCGAAGCCAAAATCTGGAAAATCAGGATTGTGTGGAGGGCTGGGGTTGTGGCCCTGGGGGCGCCTTCCCGGTGGGTGTTGAACTGGTGGATGTGGCGCTGGTGGGCGGAAAGTGGGCGGATGTGGCGGGGGCCGGTGGGGTAGCGGACGGTATCGCGGAGGTGGCCGATAAAAGTTGAAGAAAAGTCCTTTACGGTCAAtatcaaaatcatttctattaACAGATAATGGAAATTCTACATAACCTTCTCTTTCCTGTACATCAGTAACTGAAGACACAACTGATTCTGTAGTATTTCGTTCAGCTTCTTCATTACTAGTGTCTGTAAGGTCTTCGTCTACAGTCGCTATTGTTGGTAGAAAGTTATCCTGGGATTCAGGCTGAAGACTAGTATCCGACCTCTTGGTGCGGTTGGTGTGGTACTGAAGATGATTCTGGGTGCCAtcacataccaccaacaccatcagcaccatcagaCATTCCTGCAGATATCGAAAGAACAACTTGTGTTAAATTCTCCACAAGGTTTAAGAACCAAGGTGTGTTATATTTCAATGTCTAAATACTGTAAGTTGAATTTCTCAGCACATATTTATATCAAGATATGTGCATTTCTAACTGTATGTGTACATATAAGAGACAGTCATCCCTCTCGGCTGAGGAGGTGGGAGACTGGGTAGAGTCTGGAATGGCTCAAAGAAACTGCGGGTTAGAGATGTGTAATGTATACCAACAGGTGTGTATTTGTCAGGATATATTCGCCTAGCCCTGTGTATCTATTTGTGTATACCGAGATGTGTCtatctgtcagtgtgtatatacacggaaTGGTATGCATTTCTTACTGTATTTACACCTGCATTTGCATCTGCGAATATTTACTGAGGTGTGTTTCTCAATATATATGCACCCCGAGATGTGTGTCTCTATATGCACTAAGgggatgtgtgtctgtgtatatacaccgagaagggTACCTACATTAAAACTTTCTGTCATGCCTTACATTaagaattttatatatatatatatatatatatatatatatatatatatatatatatatatatatatatatatatatatatatatatatatatatatatatatatatatatataaggtgaaTTTAATGACCCTGATGCAGCTGATAGGCCATAAGCTAACATCTGTGCAGTGTGGTGCATTCCAGCAGTCTTATACCTGGAGtagacctggagagggttttgggggtcaatgtccccgcggcccggtctgtgaccaggcctcatggtggatcagggcctgatcaaccaggctattactgctggccggacGTTGGATCACGTATACCATGATCCACAACGCCCTATTCTCTCTTCACTGGGTGAGGAGgagctttgatgctggtgagattcttgattcaaggaattggagctgcggCCACTCagctaccctccctttccttggatcaaataatAAGGAAGAGAAGACCGTACAGTAAATTTCATGTATGtgatcagtagcagtaacaggagCGGCAACAGTAGCTGCAGCATGAGCAGacgcagcagaagtagcagcaataCGAGAAGCAGAAACACCACAAACAGCAGAAcgggaagcagcagcaacacaagcagcagaacgggaagcagcagcaacacaagcagcagtacgggaagcaacagcaacacaagcagcagtacgggaagcagcagcaacagaagcagcagtacgggaagcagcagcaacacaagcagcagtacgggaagcaacagcaacacaagcagcagtacgggaagcagcagcagcacaagcagcagcagcacaagcagcagtacgggaagcagcagcaacacaagcagcagtacgggaagcagcagcaacacaagcagcagtacgggaagcaacagcaacacaagcagcagtacgggaagcagcagcaacacaagcagcagtacgggaagcagcagcaacacaagcagcagtacgggaagcaacagcaacacaagcagcagtacgggaagcagcagcaacacaagcagcagtacgggaagcagcagcaacacaagcagcagtacgggaagcagcagcagcacaagcagcagtacgggaaacagcagcaacacaagcagcagtacgggaagcagcagcagcacaagcagcagtacgggaagcagcagcaacacaagcagcagtacgggaagcagcagcaacacaagcagcagtacgggaagcaacagcaacacaagcagcagtacgggaagcagcagcaacacaagcagcagtacgggaagcagcagcaacacaagcagcagtacgggaagcagcagcagcacaagcagcagtacgggaagcagcagcaacacaagcagcagtacgggaagcagcagcaacacaagcagcagtacgggaagcagcagcaacacaagcagcagtacgggaagcagcagcaacacaagcagcagtacgggaagcagcagcaacacaagcagcagtacgggaagcaacagcaacacaagcagcagtacgggaagcagcagcaacacaagcagcagtacgggaagcagcagcaacacaagcagcagtacgggaagcagcagcaacacaagcagcagtacgggaagcaacagcaacacaagcagcagtacgggaagcagcagcaacacaagcagcagtacgggaagcagcagcaacacaagcagcagtacgggaagcagcagcaacacaagcagcagtacgggaagcagcagcaacacaagcagcagtacgggaagcagcagcaacacaagcagcagtacggAAAGCAATtataaaaaagcgctaaacctacaagggtcatacagcgcagtctGTATATGGCGACCAGCGGAGAAGCGGGGCCAGACGCAAAGTTTCGATCTCTTGCAATCACAGAGTACAGCGAcgccatcagcaacaacagcagcatcaataacagacgcaggtgttgctaGACTCGTGAAAGTGATTGAGAAACCGACAATCACACGCCCCCCTCATCCCCTCCCTCTTGCCACACCTCCATCTCCAAACTCACTACCAATTTTCACCAAGAACAGTTAGCCTCGTCCTTTACTCATAATTATTTTTACTAACTAaatcccacaggatgggtatggggtccataataaagatattaaactaactaaactaactAAATCTGTTACCTCCAAATCCCATATACTAAGTCAACCTGAAGAGCCATTGTTAATAAGCATTTGTGAGAATCGAGGTTAATTTGGTTCACACCTCAACGATGAATTTCATGATTTTCACGTAATAATTCAATTAACCCGCGGCCGAAGTCCAAGCATGTCGAGATTACCTCATTTTAATTTATTAAGTAAGAAAGTTTTAATGTTCACCGCGAAATGTGTATCACCCTAATCTCTTGCAAATATGTTTCACTCGTGGTGGTTACTCAGGGTTGGTTATATAAATGTTGGGTTGGATTCTTAggcttaaagcctgtcgacttTACGAAAGTCATTAATGCTGCATGTCACCTCTACACCATCAGTCAAGGATACCTAATCCGTAAAATACTgagtcactgtatatacacagggatacacactTCGACGTATACACTGAGAGCTATATACCTGAAAGACACACAAAAGCTAGCTtagcaacctaacttaaccttttttttctaaaattaatataattttgCTTAATTCTGCTCTATCAAAATTAATTTAATATTATGTAATATCGCTGAAATTTATTCATTTCGTGATATTCAGACTGATTATTCGCAGTTATTACAACAGCTTATTTGATTAAATGATCATGACTTTGTATGTCTAGCTCACAAACTCTGGttaaaaatatacataaaaacaCTCACATGGAGAGATAGAAAAAGAGAGCCAAATTAATCTAAGACAGATAGATAGTTATTTTAACTTCACTGGCATATGACTGTTTCATAATTCACCAGTGTGTATGCCCGGGTGATCATGCACTGCTCTCCCGCACCTCAACAGGTACGTGGTCCATTATAAATCTCAAGTGTCACAGAGCTCAGAGCAGAGCTGGTGACCCGTGTCGCCCGTctgagtgaacaacagtactGTGCTCGCtgtgacctaattcatgtctgcataaataacttacTGCGACTGTAATCAGATACAAATATGCAAATAGTTTATCActttgcggcccagtccctggacccattatgtgtctgtaatagtccctggacccattatgtacctctgtaatattgtcCATGGACTCATTATGTGTCTGTAATATAGTGTCCCtgcacccattatgtgcctctgtaatagtGTCTccggacccattatgtgcttctgtaataTAAAGGTagtgtccctggacccattatgtgtctctgtaatatagtgtccctggacccattatgtgcctctgtaatatagtgtccctggacccattatgtacctctgtaatatagtgtccctagacccattatgtgcctctgtaatatagtgtccctggacccattatgtgcctctaatatagtgtccctggacccattatgtgcttctgtaataTAAAGGTAGTGTCCCTGGACCCatagaaacaccaatatgaaaagcaatatagacagggcttaatacacaaagatactcttaaactattcatcagctctcaccaaagtaataaagaaagccaaacaactatactactccagtagattcacagacactagaggagatataaaaaagacctggaaaacactctctcagattctagggacccacaaactgagaaaaaccaagaatattgtcctaactaaacctaatgaaacaccactacatcccactgacacagctaacaagataaacgacttcttctcaaacataggatctaatctcgccagtaaaatcccacataccaatgcccatgccggggactacctagatgggaatttccctaattccttctatcttgcaccaactgagcccacggaagtcattgagattataaagtcacttaaaaataactcggggaatctgtctcatgtcccaccattactgtacaagcgagcggcccatgtcctttcacatgcaatttcattactttttaacaagtcactagagactagcaccttcccgaaactactcaagatggcaagggttacaccaatacataaagatggtgaccctacagacttaaacaactataggccaatatctaacttaccattgctatccaaaatctttgagaaactcgtgcacaggagactgtattcatttataacggctcaaaacatactcaacccctgccaatttggattcaggaaaaataaaagcactaatgatgcaatcataaaaatgctatatctgctttacacagcattggaaaataaggaatatccactaggaatttttattgacctaagaaaagcttttgacacagtagaccacgacatcctactccacaaacttgatcattacggtataagaggccatgcgcttgcttatttcaaatcttacattactaataggtatcagtacgtcaccattaaagacacagcatcagcaacacggccacttgatactggagttccgcagggaagtgtccttggtcccctgctcttcctcatatacatcaatgaccttccaaacgtatcccaacacctgaaacccattctctttgctgatgacacgacttatgtcatctctcaccctaatcttgccaccctcaacaccattgtgaatgaggagctgattaaaatatcgacttggatgacagccaataaacttacgcttaacactgacaaaacctactatattatgtttggtagcagagcaggagatgcacaaattaacattaagattgacaacactctaattaccagaaataatgggggaaaattcctaggcttataccttgacaacaacctgaatttcagcacccatatccagcatataaccaaaaaagtatccaaaacggttgggatcctctccaagatatgatactacgtgccgcaaaatgcccttctcacactataccactcacttatttatccatacctcacctatgctatttgtgcttggggatcaactgcagcaacacacctaaagccaataataacccaacaaaaagctgcagtaagaataatcactaaatcccatccctggcaacacccccccccactcttcatagacctaaacttccagttcagtacatccacacttactactgtgcaatctacatctacagggccttaaactctaatatcaaccttgacctaaaacgctttcttgatagttgtgacagaacccacaggcataacaccagacaaacatctctacgacattccccgtgtccgactaaacctttacaaaaattcaatgtatgtcaaaggccctaaaatctggaataccctacctgagaactctagaactgcagacacattcatcaccttcaaaactaccattagaaaacatcttatctccctgatacaccccgtcaactaattacacgaataccacctggtggttcacacttacactcactcactcatttgaccataaacagaaatattaatctcaatcttaaaataatgaatcctgtgatactccaatactgaaactatgtactgtgccaaaacaaaagcattcacattgctaaactcacaaactagtatttagtcacttagccataataccaacttacctcataatttgtaatattttacaattaagaataaaactaagtatgcccgaaatgcctagccatgctaagcgttctagtggtacactctgtaatcacaattttactacatgtaaaccacacaataaccaaatttctgtaaactcagcattgtaatccttatagagaataaactttgaattgaattgaatttgaatcgtttgcctctgtaatcttttgactacagtCCAGTATGGATATGGGcttcaaaataaatattaaactaaactatgcCAGAGTTTGGTTGGTcagcattattactattattattattattacaatcaagggggaagcgctaaacccggaggattatacagcaggtTGGTCAGCAAAAGTCTGCTTACGCGGTTTGTAGTCGCTATTGAACTGTTAGTGTTTCAGAGCTTTGAACTGGTGTTTCTTTGTTTTTCAATATAAATAGAAAAATTCTCATTACAAATCATAATTATGATTAGTCGTTCTGTGAAGCTTTTGGGTATTTGTTCAAGGCCTTATATTGGCTTACTTGTCCACTTCTAAAAGAAATATTAAACATGATATGGTAGAATGTTATATCCAAGTTTTTCCGCACCACTTAAAAACAAATGAGCCTTTTTTTGTGTCCTAAGACTGGCTTCTACTCCATTAATTAAGCAAAGCATCGCACTGTCCAAACCCACCAACGTATTCCTTCATTCTTTTCACCCATTCGCTCCATTTTCCTAATTGTTAATGTTTCATACTTTAACATTTATACCACTATTCTTCTTTTTCCCTCTACCACCAATATCCCTTCTCCCTACCACTAATATCCTTTATTCTCTCACACTCATCAGCGTGTATTGCTTGAGGATGTCTAGATCaccttactgaagtctaccatCTTAGGCGGACACATTACGTTTTCTGATATACACAACCCAGCGTACGTGATTATGACAAGAGATAATATTTTGTTCGAATTTTCAacccggaaggttagccacccagcataacTCAAAGTTGGTGCGTCATCTggaactgtcttatttccattgggtcctttaaTCTTAtttcacaggatgcgacccacaaaagtcgagcacccagatacctacctacttactgctaggtttacctggagagggtttcgggggtcaacgcccccgcggctcggtctgagaccaggctcacagtggatcagggtctgatcaaccaggctgttactactggcatcacgcaagctgacgtacgaaccacagcccggttggtccggtactgactttaggtgcctgtccagtgccttcttaaagacagccagaggtctattggtaatctattggtaggctgggaggcagttgaacaagtcttggaccccggacgcttattgtgttgtctctcaatgtactcagggcgcccctgcttttcattgggggaatgttgcatctcctgccgagtcttttgctttcatagggagtgattttcgtgtgaaggtttggtgaacaagggcagcaggtatAAAGAAATATGACCAACGttttcacccgtgccggggatcgaaccacgaataGTCAGTATGTGAACTAAGTTTGCTATCAACCAAGCCACTGGACACTTTTATAGCCAACTTCTATTCCCAGTATTAAGGTAAATgttggtgaggtgaggtgaggttctGACCTGAGCgtcggtaagatggggaaggaagaaggatggtgtACCCAAATGTATTCAATTTATTTAAATATCAGTTCTACCTTTTTCTCCTTGAAAGTCCTACACACGTGCgatattcctgttaaccctttggggcctagttcctaagataagatttcgttcggatttttaaccccggagggttagccacccaggataacccaagaaagtcagtgcgtcatcgaggactgtctaacttatttccattggggtccttaatcttgtcccccaggatgcgacccacaccagtcgactaacacccaggtacctatttgctgctaggtgaacaggacaacaggtgtaaggaaacgtgtcggaatgtttccacccgccgggaatcgaacccggatcctccgtgtgtgaagcgggagctttagccaccgggccaccggggcagttagttagtttaatatgtttattatgcaccccatacccatcctgtgggcggtagtcaaaagattacagaggtacataattggtccagggactgggcctcaaagttttgatagctgagcaagttacagaggtaatgaattcacaatttacaaaggtaatgaactcacaatttacaaaggtaatgaactccaggtaggtctagtcacaatcatgacaagttacaaaggtatttacagattacagaggtacacaatgggtccagggaccgggctccaaagttttgatggctgaactaggtacaaggtaatgaactcacaagttacaaaggtaatgaactcacaagttacaaaggtaatgaatactgtaagaatggttacttacgtttatacatggctgcaatcatgaacaaattttagagtaatgagcaattcacacttccacacccggtcacaactgtagtgagttattggtgcaaatgttgattgctgagtctctctctctcacacacacacacatacaaattcatacacacacacacacataaacacacacacacacacacacacacaactgcatggagatgctctatcagaggagactgtagcaaatgaaagagctaagctttatgtggaggccctaacagacaacaacagagcccaaggaaagccgagaagggaaaatgacaggccactgagcccaagtacattagccagtgaaactgatgaaaggaaagctgcagtggaggaaaccaaattaaatgacgggatacacagggatatgtagtgggagaatgaaagggtgaggtcagtctttgtgtatgggctccaggaagtcgaaggggaaacatatgaagcaagaaaacaaggggaaaaaaaagcaattgaaagcatcatgaaagcaataggagaagacgatatgacccagctggaaaattttcggagaataggggggtttgtaaaaaaaagaacccggccagtgagagtgaccaaggcagaagcgactcggaccaggatactgcaggagaaagcacgattaagggacatgacggcatacaggagggtgtatctcgaccgcgacagaacacaagaagaaaggaagaaactgagagagatggtacaaaggcaaaaggaggaaagagaggggatggagaagacagacaggagatcccagacacaggaagaagatctaatacagcctccctcacaactttctatagaagcctcccaaccaggtcaaccccagtgcaaccaaacactctaaatcaaaacacccatgccacatccaatgcccccacccactacattacaaacttcacccccacagcaacaacccatagttccttaccaggtctcccacttccccaaccccaatatacttcccagaccacagtcttagaaaagaagttgaaggtgtggtatacgaatgcagatggaataacaaacaagtatgaggagtggcacgaaagaatcaaagagacatc from Cherax quadricarinatus isolate ZL_2023a chromosome 56, ASM3850222v1, whole genome shotgun sequence harbors:
- the LOC138854366 gene encoding uncharacterized protein, encoding DLTDTSNEEAERNTTESVVSSVTDVQEREGYVEFPLSVNRNDFDIDRKGLFFNFYRPPPRYRPLPHRPPPHPPTFRPPAPHPPVQHPPGRRPQGHNPSPPHNPDFPDFGFDFDPPNFFEPSDFSFPDEESFSFEPSLEDEEFFKDPHTFDNDFNSFPSHLKPHSSPHSSPHPSPHPQPHLQPFESFSPDFDAHPVTHGPNPSSILPFNINHITEDSIYRDDVPVKEVHNERDKIHPGLDHAGIKGLKPDFLSFLEEQTKSYINTESSVDFD